In Pedobacter heparinus DSM 2366, the following are encoded in one genomic region:
- a CDS encoding FecR family protein: MQHGEAEALLKKYQKGNATEEEINCLLHWVQGFDTGNPKSFTVEELEVIKAEMWLYLAKDEVSIEKIRLWPRIIGVAAAVSAIIFGVWYYSPDLIATRKPQVVTQTDIAPGRTGATLTLASGKKIKLTDVVNGEIAKEAGVTISKTNSGQIVYEIKDSGNALNKINELSTARGETYQIRLPDGTSVILNAASSLRYPSSFSKIEKREVILSGEAYFEVAKNKQQPFIVKSKSQEIQVLGTHFNVTAYPEDRNIKTTLLEGSVRIVQRPLSGTKENTGQIYRVLTPGEQSVSTGDEISISDVDIDIAVAWKNNKFMFDSQPISEIMVMLARWYDVQVVYEGKVPKDNFSGTVSRYENISKVLSILERAGGVHFKIQDRKIYVSE, translated from the coding sequence ATGCAACACGGGGAAGCAGAGGCGTTATTGAAGAAATACCAGAAAGGTAATGCTACAGAAGAGGAAATTAATTGTCTTTTACATTGGGTTCAGGGCTTTGATACAGGCAACCCTAAAAGTTTTACTGTAGAAGAACTGGAAGTCATTAAAGCTGAAATGTGGTTATATCTTGCTAAAGACGAGGTTTCAATTGAGAAAATTAGGCTTTGGCCTCGCATTATTGGTGTAGCTGCTGCGGTATCAGCAATTATTTTTGGTGTTTGGTATTATTCCCCTGATCTAATCGCTACTCGCAAACCGCAAGTTGTAACACAAACTGATATTGCTCCTGGAAGAACCGGTGCTACGCTTACATTAGCCAGTGGCAAAAAAATAAAATTAACCGATGTTGTTAACGGCGAAATTGCTAAGGAGGCGGGAGTTACAATTTCCAAAACTAACTCAGGGCAAATTGTTTACGAGATTAAAGATTCCGGAAACGCATTGAATAAAATAAACGAGCTTTCCACTGCCAGAGGAGAAACTTATCAAATACGTTTGCCCGATGGTACAAGTGTAATCCTTAACGCGGCTTCTTCTCTTAGATATCCTTCAAGCTTTTCAAAGATTGAAAAACGTGAAGTTATACTTAGTGGAGAAGCATACTTTGAAGTTGCCAAAAATAAACAGCAACCTTTTATTGTGAAGTCAAAAAGTCAGGAAATTCAAGTGTTGGGTACACATTTTAACGTTACCGCCTATCCGGAAGACCGTAACATAAAAACAACACTGCTGGAAGGTTCGGTGCGTATTGTTCAGCGGCCACTTTCAGGAACAAAAGAAAATACAGGTCAGATCTACAGGGTTTTAACACCTGGCGAACAATCTGTGTCAACCGGCGATGAAATCAGCATATCGGACGTAGACATTGATATTGCTGTAGCATGGAAAAATAATAAATTCATGTTCGACAGTCAGCCAATTTCTGAGATTATGGTCATGTTGGCACGTTGGTACGATGTTCAGGTTGTTTATGAGGGAAAGGTCCCTAAAGACAATTTTAGCGGTACCGTATCCAGGTATGAAAACATTTCAAAGGTCCTAAGTATATTGGAACGTGCCGGAGGTGTTCATTTTAAAATACAGGATAGAAAAATATATGTTTCTGAATAA
- a CDS encoding RNA polymerase sigma factor: MKAYSRFSDTELADLLKSGDRTAFTEIFNRYNSLLYIHAFKKFNNKEEARDAVQEAFAMIWAKRETLMVKSNLVGYLYTCVQHKILDQISRNKTARNYLASLQNFIDEVKEGTDDLIRLKQLSAIIDQEINALPNKMREIFELSRKKNLSHKEIAAKLNISEETVKSQVKNALKILRVKLGLFVYLMFMIRF; this comes from the coding sequence ATGAAAGCATATAGTAGATTTTCGGACACCGAACTTGCCGATTTGCTCAAATCAGGTGACCGTACCGCGTTTACGGAAATTTTTAATAGATATAACAGTCTCCTATACATCCATGCCTTTAAAAAATTTAACAATAAAGAGGAGGCACGGGATGCGGTACAGGAAGCCTTCGCTATGATTTGGGCAAAGAGGGAAACCCTGATGGTTAAAAGTAATTTGGTGGGATATCTGTATACCTGCGTACAACATAAAATCCTTGATCAGATTTCCCGTAATAAAACCGCTCGTAACTATTTGGCTTCATTACAAAACTTTATAGATGAAGTAAAAGAAGGTACAGATGATCTGATCCGGTTAAAACAATTATCAGCCATCATTGATCAGGAAATTAATGCTTTGCCGAATAAAATGCGAGAGATATTTGAACTAAGTAGAAAAAAGAACCTAAGCCACAAAGAAATTGCAGCTAAACTGAATATATCTGAGGAGACAGTAAAAAGCCAGGTTAAAAATGCGTTGAAAATACTGCGAGTTAAACTTGGTCTGTTTGTATATCTCATGTTTATGATTCGCTTTTAG
- a CDS encoding hybrid sensor histidine kinase/response regulator transcription factor: MKVYFFFCAFLLFGYSQFALSQNLEGMPEDFKFQHFTPANGLSQRSVMAILQDKKGYLWFGTRDGLNRFDGNKFIVYRHKLTDPKSLSNNNIHSIYEDSHGSLWVGTQIGLNKYDPKTDGFVRYKQADAPHTISDNVIRGIIQITHDLLWAATDNGIIQINIKTDKIQRIKKVAGNSNSLSDDKIRYFLKTKDGNIWICNTRYIDVYDPQKRMFKRIDYPKKNSNSTHLNDLPTLFVDHKNSMWLGYEQGLAIYDPRKGVFLDFEFNHKKAVAAAVRSICEDLSGSLWIGSYSGLYILNPERSDLKHIVHDEDNSTSLSQNSIYKIIRDSRGDMWLGTWADGLNYYNRDNSAFKNISFGNTSSKLNYKVVSGLAEDLNGNLWIGTEGGGLNFYDRKTKKISYYKNNPNDKSSLSANNVKSVIIDRNGLIWIGIHDGGLNVLDPKQLPFKFQQIDFTEKNNISLKAYKVLTLLEDKHGNIWIGTLTGGLIFYDVKNKRLSRIDKEIRTIMSIVQTRDPDVLLIGGDNGLESINTKIGRISKIPLKKSSEGDSQPYVNCIFIDNFNNYWIGTEGQGVFMYDPKRKKTKAYAVKDGLPNDIIYGILSDNNGNIWISSNNGISRLNIESNNIKNYNQSDGIQGNEFNYGSFFKTREKELFFGGTNGLTYFDPNDIRKNTFVPAIDINNIEVNNMPYARITDAISRISLKYNENNFSIDFTALSYMYPEKNEFAFILEGNDKKWNNVGNQRKAIYTNIKEGDYVFRVKGTNNDGVWNEVGDSIKISVLPAPWKTWWAYLFYFACCTGIFLYIRKLTLSGIRERKEKEKSEQINQLRLKLFTDVSHDFRTPLTLIIGPLEKMIGKNGGDHYIRKQHEVMLKNARMLLQLINQILDIRKVESGKLVLQASKSNIVPFIEEVGRSFDALAEKKNISYRVTASDEEIQVWFDQVKLKNILYNLLSNAFKFSHDYGEISVHISTISKKQGLALVEYVKISVVNFGYVIPEGQIDLIFDQFYQLDNDKKSLGSGIGLSLIKRLTELHKGEIFVSSSAVGGTDFSVLLRLGNGHLSENECVAEAEASDEQTFYIDRDPAVVRQQIEEPEVPMSIAGYNDELQSLLIVEDNLDLQHFIKQIFVHKYNVFVAENGEQAIEIANQNVIDLIISDVHMPVMDGFELCHHVKTTLIMSHIPVILLTAKTSYVYQEKGYDTGADAYITKPFDANILEVRVDNLLKTRSNLIRKFKKDAILVPKELTATSPDEVFLGRAIAVVEQNIGTEDFNASMFISEMNMSRTVIYTKLKVLTGQNISTFIRTIRLKKAGQLIIQTSMNISEIAYEVGFNDLKYFRECFKDFFKLTPSEYKRKHIKDNL, translated from the coding sequence ATGAAAGTTTATTTCTTTTTTTGTGCCTTTCTTTTATTTGGATATTCCCAGTTCGCATTATCCCAAAATCTGGAAGGCATGCCTGAAGATTTTAAATTTCAGCACTTTACACCAGCCAATGGGTTGTCGCAAAGATCTGTGATGGCTATTTTGCAAGATAAAAAGGGGTATTTATGGTTTGGAACAAGAGACGGACTTAACCGCTTTGATGGCAATAAGTTTATTGTTTACCGGCATAAGCTGACTGATCCGAAAAGTTTAAGCAACAATAATATTCATTCTATTTATGAAGATAGCCATGGTAGTTTATGGGTAGGCACTCAGATAGGTTTAAATAAATATGATCCCAAAACTGATGGTTTTGTCCGGTATAAACAGGCTGATGCCCCGCATACGATTTCAGACAATGTTATCCGGGGAATTATACAGATCACACATGATCTGTTATGGGCGGCTACGGATAATGGCATCATTCAGATAAATATCAAGACGGATAAAATTCAGAGAATAAAGAAAGTAGCTGGCAATTCCAATTCTTTAAGTGACGATAAAATCAGGTACTTTCTAAAAACTAAGGACGGGAACATCTGGATCTGTAACACGCGGTACATTGATGTGTATGATCCGCAGAAAAGAATGTTTAAGCGGATTGATTATCCAAAAAAAAATAGCAACAGTACACATCTCAACGATCTTCCGACGTTGTTTGTAGATCATAAAAATTCAATGTGGCTGGGATATGAACAGGGACTGGCCATATATGATCCCCGGAAAGGAGTTTTTTTGGATTTTGAGTTTAACCATAAAAAGGCGGTTGCAGCAGCTGTTCGAAGTATTTGTGAAGACCTGAGCGGCAGTTTGTGGATAGGAAGTTATTCGGGGCTTTACATATTGAATCCTGAACGTTCTGATTTGAAACATATTGTGCATGATGAGGATAATTCAACCAGTTTAAGCCAAAACTCTATCTATAAAATTATTCGTGATTCCAGAGGGGATATGTGGCTGGGAACTTGGGCCGATGGCCTTAATTATTACAACAGGGATAACAGTGCTTTCAAAAATATTTCATTCGGTAATACGAGCAGTAAATTAAATTATAAGGTAGTAAGCGGACTGGCAGAAGATTTGAACGGGAATTTGTGGATCGGTACGGAAGGAGGTGGTTTAAACTTCTACGATAGAAAAACAAAGAAGATCAGCTATTATAAAAATAACCCCAATGATAAAAGCAGTTTAAGTGCCAATAACGTAAAATCGGTAATTATTGACCGGAACGGACTGATCTGGATTGGAATTCATGATGGTGGATTGAATGTACTGGATCCAAAACAATTGCCGTTTAAGTTTCAACAAATTGATTTTACAGAAAAGAATAATATTTCCCTGAAAGCTTATAAGGTGTTGACGCTTTTAGAAGATAAGCATGGAAATATCTGGATCGGAACATTAACGGGAGGATTGATTTTTTATGACGTAAAAAACAAACGGTTATCAAGAATTGATAAGGAGATCAGGACGATTATGAGCATTGTACAAACACGGGACCCGGATGTATTACTGATAGGCGGCGATAATGGACTTGAATCGATAAATACAAAGATAGGAAGGATCAGTAAAATACCGCTTAAAAAGTCTTCAGAAGGAGATTCTCAGCCTTATGTAAACTGTATTTTTATTGATAATTTTAATAATTACTGGATAGGAACTGAAGGACAGGGCGTATTTATGTACGATCCCAAACGGAAAAAGACTAAAGCTTATGCGGTAAAGGATGGCTTACCAAATGACATTATCTACGGCATCTTGTCTGACAATAACGGGAACATATGGATCAGTAGCAATAACGGAATCAGTCGCTTGAATATAGAGTCTAATAACATAAAAAACTACAATCAGTCTGATGGAATCCAGGGAAATGAATTTAATTATGGTTCATTCTTTAAAACCAGAGAGAAGGAACTTTTTTTTGGAGGAACAAATGGGCTGACCTATTTTGATCCGAATGACATTCGGAAAAACACTTTTGTACCCGCCATTGACATCAATAACATTGAAGTCAACAATATGCCTTATGCAAGAATAACTGATGCCATTTCCAGAATCAGCCTGAAGTATAATGAAAATAATTTCAGCATTGACTTTACTGCTTTAAGCTATATGTATCCGGAAAAAAATGAATTTGCATTTATATTGGAGGGAAATGATAAAAAATGGAATAATGTGGGGAACCAGCGGAAAGCAATTTATACGAATATCAAGGAAGGGGATTACGTATTTAGGGTAAAAGGTACTAATAATGATGGCGTTTGGAATGAAGTAGGGGATTCCATAAAGATTAGTGTGCTACCGGCACCATGGAAAACATGGTGGGCTTATCTATTTTATTTCGCATGTTGCACGGGTATATTTCTGTACATCAGGAAATTAACCTTATCGGGGATACGGGAAAGAAAAGAAAAAGAAAAATCAGAACAAATTAACCAGCTTAGGTTGAAATTATTTACGGATGTATCTCATGATTTCAGAACGCCACTAACGCTCATCATTGGCCCCCTTGAAAAAATGATTGGTAAAAATGGTGGAGATCATTACATCCGGAAGCAGCACGAAGTGATGTTGAAAAATGCAAGGATGTTGCTCCAATTGATCAACCAGATTTTAGATATCAGGAAAGTTGAGTCCGGGAAACTTGTGCTCCAGGCTTCGAAAAGTAACATCGTTCCCTTTATCGAAGAGGTCGGCAGGTCTTTTGATGCACTGGCGGAGAAAAAAAACATTAGCTATCGGGTTACGGCTAGTGATGAGGAAATCCAGGTATGGTTTGACCAGGTCAAGCTTAAAAATATCCTGTATAATTTATTGTCTAATGCTTTTAAATTTAGCCATGATTATGGAGAAATATCGGTACATATTTCCACCATTTCAAAAAAGCAGGGTTTAGCGTTAGTTGAATATGTTAAAATAAGTGTGGTAAATTTCGGTTACGTTATTCCTGAAGGGCAAATTGACCTTATTTTTGACCAGTTTTATCAGTTGGACAATGATAAAAAGAGTTTAGGCTCGGGGATTGGCCTGTCGTTAATCAAAAGGCTTACAGAACTTCATAAGGGCGAAATCTTTGTGAGCAGCTCTGCTGTTGGGGGCACAGATTTTAGTGTATTATTAAGGTTGGGAAATGGACATCTTTCTGAAAATGAATGTGTAGCTGAGGCTGAAGCCAGTGACGAACAGACTTTTTATATAGACAGAGATCCGGCAGTTGTCCGGCAGCAAATTGAAGAGCCGGAAGTACCTATGTCTATTGCTGGCTATAATGACGAACTTCAAAGTTTGTTGATTGTGGAGGACAACCTGGATCTTCAGCATTTCATTAAGCAGATCTTTGTGCATAAATACAATGTTTTTGTAGCTGAAAACGGAGAACAGGCAATAGAAATTGCTAATCAGAATGTTATTGATTTAATTATCAGCGATGTACATATGCCTGTGATGGATGGTTTTGAATTGTGTCATCATGTGAAAACTACGCTGATCATGAGCCATATTCCGGTTATTCTGCTTACAGCAAAAACATCTTATGTATACCAGGAAAAGGGATACGATACGGGAGCTGATGCTTACATTACCAAGCCATTTGATGCGAATATTCTTGAGGTCAGGGTGGATAATTTGCTGAAAACCAGATCGAATTTAATTCGTAAATTTAAAAAGGATGCCATTTTAGTACCTAAAGAACTGACGGCAACCTCGCCTGATGAAGTGTTTTTGGGAAGGGCTATTGCGGTAGTGGAGCAAAATATAGGAACTGAGGATTTTAACGCCAGTATGTTCATCAGCGAGATGAATATGAGCCGCACGGTAATTTACACGAAATTAAAGGTGCTGACGGGCCAGAATATTTCTACGTTTATCAGAACGATAAGGTTAAAGAAAGCGGGTCAGTTAATTATTCAGACAAGCATGAACATTTCTGAAATTGCGTATGAAGTTGGTTTCAATGATTTGAAATATTTCAGGGAATGTTTTAAGGATTTTTTCAAATTAACTCCTTCCGAATATAAAAGGAAACATATAAAGGATAATTTGTAA
- a CDS encoding glycoside hydrolase family 88 protein gives MNIIKSSPLFILLTILSCKSQTDSVARLTKSEQQLTELRILSMKQHKNPRSINAKGQVRWTESPYDWTEGFWPGTCWMLYENTKDEQWKEAAIATQHLFEQHKLLTNDHDLGFIFNNSFGKAYRITGDTRYKQVLIDAAKSLSTRFNKNVGCIKSWDVIGNWQAKRGWKFPVIIDNLMNLEMLFEVSDITGDSMYRAIAIAHANTTMRNHFRPDGSSYHVLDYNPETGELVSKVTAQGFADESAWARGQAWGLYAYTMCYRYTKDKKYLDFAEKIANFILNHPNYPQDGVPYWDFNAPTIPDAPRDASSAAIIASALLELNRYTGDKYINNAQRILNSLASDAYTAKKGENAHFVLMHSVGSLPHGNEIDVPLNYTDYYYLEALSRLKERGL, from the coding sequence ATGAACATTATCAAGTCAAGTCCTTTATTTATTCTCTTAACCATTTTAAGCTGTAAATCTCAAACTGATAGCGTAGCACGACTGACAAAGAGTGAACAGCAACTTACGGAATTGCGCATACTTTCAATGAAACAACATAAGAACCCCAGAAGTATTAATGCAAAAGGACAGGTTCGCTGGACAGAGTCTCCCTATGATTGGACTGAGGGCTTCTGGCCTGGAACATGCTGGATGTTATATGAAAACACAAAGGATGAACAATGGAAGGAGGCGGCTATTGCCACACAACATTTATTTGAGCAGCACAAGCTTTTGACGAACGACCATGACCTTGGTTTCATATTTAACAATTCATTTGGAAAAGCTTACCGAATAACGGGTGATACACGGTATAAGCAGGTTTTGATTGACGCTGCAAAATCTTTAAGTACACGTTTTAATAAAAATGTTGGCTGTATTAAAAGCTGGGACGTTATAGGTAACTGGCAAGCGAAAAGGGGTTGGAAATTTCCTGTCATTATTGATAACCTGATGAACCTGGAAATGTTATTTGAAGTATCGGATATAACAGGGGATAGCATGTACAGAGCGATTGCGATTGCACATGCAAATACGACGATGAGAAATCATTTCAGACCGGACGGTAGTTCTTATCATGTATTGGATTATAACCCGGAAACCGGTGAGCTTGTGAGTAAAGTTACCGCCCAGGGTTTTGCGGATGAAAGTGCCTGGGCCAGGGGACAAGCCTGGGGATTATACGCATATACCATGTGCTATCGATACACGAAGGATAAAAAATACCTTGATTTTGCGGAAAAGATCGCAAACTTTATTCTAAATCATCCCAACTATCCACAGGATGGGGTTCCTTATTGGGATTTTAATGCGCCGACTATTCCGGATGCGCCAAGGGATGCTTCTTCGGCAGCTATTATCGCATCTGCACTGCTAGAATTAAACAGATATACCGGGGACAAGTACATCAACAATGCTCAACGCATTTTAAATTCGCTGGCAAGCGATGCCTACACTGCAAAAAAAGGTGAGAATGCCCATTTTGTTTTGATGCATAGTGTTGGTAGTTTGCCGCATGGAAACGAAATAGATGTACCGCTGAATTATACAGATTACTATTATCTGGAAGCACTTTCACGTTTAAAAGAAAGAGGTTTATGA